In a single window of the bacterium genome:
- a CDS encoding RNA-binding S4 domain-containing protein — MRLDQFLNKSGIIKRRSLAKELCDKGAVDLNGRVAKASNEVKSGDKLAVKSPERRSHYLIREIPTGNVRKEDRGKYAELTSEENFHSA; from the coding sequence ATGCGACTCGATCAGTTCCTCAATAAATCCGGAATCATCAAGCGCCGCTCGCTTGCGAAAGAGCTATGCGACAAAGGCGCCGTCGACCTCAATGGCCGGGTAGCCAAAGCCTCAAACGAAGTGAAATCCGGTGACAAACTCGCAGTTAAGTCGCCGGAAAGACGGAGTCACTACTTGATTCGCGAAATACCAACCGGTAACGTCCGCAAGGAAGACCGTGGCAAATACGCCGAATTGACCTCCGAAGAGAATTTCCACTCAGCCTGA